From Halococcus saccharolyticus DSM 5350, a single genomic window includes:
- a CDS encoding CoxG family protein: MEFSGTFELEDTTTEEVWLALSDPVMIESALPGCEFLVRVDDGDVDFDALREEHADRDVEPTSDPEVIAERAFEEGGRYAAVMQISIGPVNPTFETVVTIDHREQPAMEASGEGSAGDSSFEMTSGMELSETDDGVGVEWETEADVFGRIASMGQRVINPAANQVVKRFFSSVQEEIREREIAEGGEVEAAEPAEESGDDRGIVDRILGRSEGS, from the coding sequence ATGGAATTCAGTGGGACGTTCGAACTCGAGGACACGACCACCGAAGAGGTGTGGCTCGCGCTCTCGGATCCGGTGATGATCGAGAGCGCGCTTCCCGGATGTGAGTTTCTCGTCCGGGTCGACGACGGCGACGTCGATTTCGACGCGCTCCGCGAGGAGCACGCCGATCGGGACGTCGAACCGACCTCGGACCCGGAAGTCATCGCCGAACGGGCGTTCGAGGAGGGGGGACGCTACGCCGCCGTCATGCAGATCAGCATTGGACCGGTGAACCCGACGTTCGAGACGGTCGTGACGATCGACCATCGCGAACAGCCCGCAATGGAGGCCTCGGGCGAGGGCTCGGCTGGGGATAGCTCGTTCGAGATGACTTCGGGAATGGAACTCTCCGAAACCGACGACGGCGTCGGGGTCGAGTGGGAGACCGAGGCCGACGTGTTCGGCCGGATCGCTTCGATGGGCCAGCGGGTCATCAACCCGGCAGCGAATCAGGTCGTGAAGCGATTCTTCTCGTCGGTTCAGGAGGAGATCCGCGAGCGCGAAATCGCCGAAGGCGGCGAGGTCGAAGCGGCAGAGCCGGCCGA